The Lacerta agilis isolate rLacAgi1 chromosome 16, rLacAgi1.pri, whole genome shotgun sequence genomic sequence aaaaatggagcacattcagcttccaaaacaaGTTCACAAATCAGAatgcttacttccgggtttgcattGTACAGGAATAGTAGCTCAACATCTTAAGGGAGCCCTCATTATTAGAAGGTTCTCACCAAGTATAAAATTTTGCACAGTGCTGTTTAGAAGATTGTGCTTTATGGTAGCAGCCAGCActggagagctcagttggttagagcctggtgctgataacgccaaggttgcaggttcgatccctgtataggACAGCTGCGTATTGATTATGCATTATCAAGTTGAGGCCAAGAGTAGGGTACAAGACATTGTCTTCACCCAAAAAATAAGCTGCGTAGTCTTAAAGGGAGGTTTGGGGATCTATTGCAAGTCAGCCAAGTCAAAAGCTGCTACTCTTCAGGTAGGTGTGGCAAGCAGCTCTTCACCTGCATGGAAAAAGCTTACCTGAGGAGAGCATTTGGGCCAATGTCCGCCCAGAAGATGGCATGCTCAGCCATGTCTGCATCCAAAGCCACCACATTCCTCAGGTCTCCTATTAACTGGGTATAGTCCTGCCTTTCCAGGGCAAACTGCCTGATGTTCCAGCGATTCGTAAAAAGCAGGCTTGGTTCCCCACCTGCAATAATAGATTAGTAGGTGAAGTGTACAGCCAGATGGTGCACAAATAGCTTCTGACCCCGAGCGCCCACTTTCAAACAAGTTCCTCCGTCGACCTTTTCTCCATCTGCAGGCTCTGCTCAGCCATTCGTGTCTCCTCATTCCAATTACGCATTTCAGGAATTCAGATCCCAAGCGATTCGGCTTCAGGGGCAACCAAGGGCACCCAACGTCAATTACAATAGTCCTCCGGGGACATTTTGCAAGGTGGACAACTTTCATTTGTCTCTCTGGGACGCAAGGCTCTGGGAAGGTGCCCGGAAATGAGCTCGCAATTGTTTTACAGCCTCAAGTGGAAAATTATGGACACCAGGATGAAGAGTTGCTTAGTGCCAGAACCACTCAAGCTCCTTACCGATTGCCTTACATACTAGAGTTTGTGGGTCCATCCGGTAGCCCCGGCTACATTCGCATTTGTACCCCAACTTTGTATTGATGCAGATTTGGCTGCAGATACCCGGGTTCTGGCATTCATCGATGTCTGGAAGAGAAAAGCTACTTAGCATTGCACTACAATAAGAATACAAGTTTCAGGAATACCATCTCGCCACAGAATGCTTACCTCCGCACGTTTTTCTGTCTATCAACTCAAAGCCAGCAGGACAATCACATTCATAGCCTATAACCAGGTCCCTGCAGATATGAGAGCAGCCTCCGTTGTTCACTAGGCACTCGTTGACGTCTGGAAGAAATGAGAAGGGCCACTCAGTCCTTTGTGAGATTTGCTTCATGTGCTTAgaacacgggtaggcaaactaaggcctgggggccggatccatcccaatcgccttctaaatccggcccacggacggtccaggaattagcctgtttttacatgagtagaatgtgtgcttttatttaaaatgcatctctgggttatttgtggggcataggaatttgttcttttcctctctccaaaatatagtccagccccccacaaggtccgagggtcAGTGGACtggccctgctgaaaaagtttgctgacccctgacttagaagCAATACCTTCCCAGATGCTAATGCAATACCTCCCTAAACCTTCTGGAGATGTCTGATGCAACAGAGAGAGAATTGGAGGCAGAGTTGTTGAATTAGCACATGACCCATTAGAGCcgtggggaaattgctttacTCGTGATATGCAGGTAGCAAGGAGCATTACCTTGCTGGCTTCGAAAAGGACATGGAATGCATGTTGCTGCTGAATGTGGTTCAGCTACATCTAAAGTTCCAACCTTGAAAGggaaggtggtttgtttgtttgatagaTCTAAGAAGACACAGACCTATTCAACTGTCCCGGGTGCCAACAATCCACGCTACGCTACCTACAACTTACTGCATTCTTTGAGAGGTTCGTCACTCCAGTCTTTGCAGTCCTGCttctggttgcaaactttgctggACTCGATGCACTCGCCACTTCTGCACCTGAACTTGCCGGGTCCGGTGCACTGATTCGCTGGATGTCACAGAGACGAGACAGACCACGTTAAACAGCTGTCGTCCCAAACTCAAAATGCTGTGGCTGTTGTCAATGAACTGTTATTGGTGTCGGCTTAATACATATTCTACCATTTAAAGTATGCCATCTTCCCATGATTGCTTATACTATGCAGAAGCACTTAAAAACCACACGACATCTAGACTAATAAAAATATGAGCAGCAACACTTTAAGCCCCTTTTTTTAATTCAATGTCAAGATATTGCCCTTCGATGATATTAAGGCACTCTATGGGCATGCAAGAGCCTTTAGTAGGAAGGTTACCAGAGCCATCACCAAGTTCATTCCAGATTGCATTTTGCGTGGCATTTCTTGAGGTTTCAGGTCTCAGCCCACCATCTTCCCTGCTCTGTGAGGCTCCCCACTTACCTACTTGGCAGTTCACTTCATCCGATCCATCTATGCAGTCCCTCACCCCGTTGCACTGCCTGGTTCCATGGACGCAGTTCCCATCCTCACACCTGAACTGGTCGGGTCTGCACGTCTGGaaagctgggggcggggggagagagggTGTTCAAGAACTCAGCTTGCagccaaaggagcccaggagcCACTTTCTGCCGCCTGCAGACCAACGGCCCGCTACTTACAGCAGTTGATCTCATCGCTGCCGTCTTTGCAGTCTGTGTCGCCGTCGCAGCGCCACTTCTTGTGGAAACACTCGTCTCCTGAGTCACAAAGCATTTCGCTCTCCCCGCATTTCACGGTCCGGACCGGCTGGTGGCCGCACTGCTCCGAAGACTCGTCTGACCAGTCGGTACAGTCCGGTTCACCGTCGCACACCCAGTTCACCGGGATGCAAGTGTCGCTCTCGCTTTTGCACTGGAACTCACCGACCCGACAAGTGGGTGCCGCGCAGCCGACCTCGTCGCTGCCGTCGCTGCAGTCTTCGTGCCCGTTGCAAGCAAAGTCCTTGGAGATGCACTGCCCGTTGGAACACGTAAACTCTTCCGGGTTGCAAGTTATGTTGGCTAAGGGGAAGAAGACACAACAcgacttttaattttatttactggGGACTGCCGCTTGACAGGAAGTCACCGTTGGGAACTGCCAAACACTGAAATATTACGCTGATCAGGTTAATTTTGCACACCCAGAGAACTCTAGTACATGTTTTGATTTATACTGTAGTATACAgatgtaccttggtttttgaacagcttagttcttgaatgttttggctcctgaatgcagcaaacccagaagtgactgttccggtttgcaaactatttttggaagccaaatatatgatggggcttctgtggcttccaattggctgcaggagcttcctgcagccaaccagaagctgcgctttggtttctgaacgttttggaagttgaacggacctctggaatgggttccattcgacttccaaggtatgactgtatttagcaCTAGCAGGATGGGTTTCCACTTCATCTAGGACCTAAATTAAGGAGCATTTTAGTACCGTAGTAACAGAGTTATTTATTAAGGCTACGTTTTGAAACTTAAGCAATTGGTGAGTAGCAAAATTCATGCTGAAAGAAAAACAGCTCCTATCTTCACTGCAGTCCTGAAGTTGCCATCTACATGGTTTAATACAAAATGGCAGTTTGCAAATGCAGAGATTTTAATTTAGATCATTGTCTCTTCTAGGCACTTTACGGTTTGCTGCTTTGAACAAGTGGCATCCCTGCCTGAGATTCAACACCAGGGCTGGGCCCTGGATTCAGCTGAGGTGTGAGTCAAACTGGGCCTGTTCCTGGGGACTCTGGCATTGGATGAGTTGGGTTCAGGCAGCCACGGATCCTGACAGGTCTGACAGGATGGCCTAGAATGATCCACAGTTGTCAGGGGGCAGGACGGAGGGAAAACCTGCTTGCCTGCCCGATGCCCTCCTCCACTCAAAAGCTGGCGTGTGGGCAATGTGATCCTGCAAAGTGAGGGTGACAAGTCCTGCAGAGATGAGAGGGTGGTccaaggggagggggcagagggggaggaggtCTCTTTCCCAAGCCCCTGGCCTGCCTTGCACTTATTTAGGAACAAGTCCAAGGTGGGCTGGGGGTGGTCCCCAGGCAGAGTGGATCCAGTGCCATGGGGCAGATCTGGGGGCCGCGCACAGCCCGACTCAACTACTCCTGGAAAATGTTACTGGGGGATTTGCTCAAGTCCCTTTTGTGGGATGTATTGttacaagagcagtcaagtacaacatttccccattgcctagaatggacacacGGGGGAGTATGGCTCCAGACAGGAAGGACTTCCTATCATACCTGTTCTGGAGCTTCcttcccctgtgtgtgaccaggtaggtgggcgtgacccCAGCTGACCAGATCAAAGGGCTCCCCACGCAACCACCTCTCTTGGTCTCTCTCAGTCTcttggactcctcctcctcctggactCTTGATCTCCTGGCTCTTAGCCAACGCATGGCTCAACCTTCACATAGGctggagcccacaagcagaaagtctgagatgtagctcagacttcttttcactgtaaccacaagataaagcctgcctttagattactgctgtgaaccgaatgtgagtaaaactttattcttgcttttaaagtagactgtgttgtgttgtgttgttattattattttaagagggaaataaaagggaaaaCCTATGAGGAACAATCAGGAACAATGAGGAACTGGACAATCCAGATTGGgttgcttaattaaaggattctaacTAATCAACTCCAACAAGTTtcaaagggaatgtgctctgctgtttactTAGCGTGAGTAAGGAGGGATAATagcaaaacaatatatcctctcctaccttccttaacattcccacaccttTAAGCAGAGACAAGAAACCACAACCACCATTTTACTGAAGCTTCACTCAGCTGGATACAGGAACTGATGCTTGCCTATCAAGATGCTATATCAGCTGCAAAGACTGCGTCCTGTGAATTATGGGGTGCGATGCGGCCAAGTCCACCCACACAGCCCTGATGAACTCAGGCTTACCACAGTCATCTTCGTCCTCAGCAGCATCGCAGTCGCTTTCTCCATCGCACTTCCAGGACACTGGGATGCAGCGACTTGACTGAGGGCCACAGCTGACTTCCCCTATATCACACTTCCTTGTGTCTATTGAGAAGCGATCAAGAgttcacttaaaaataataatcataccCGGAATACTTATAAAGCTCCCAGTCAAGTGAGGCTTGGTCTATGCTCTGCTCAGAGATCTCCAATCCTGCAGAGGGAAGCCAAGCCAATTCTCCCTTTCAGCATCTTAGGTAAGACCTGAGAAgcttaggtttttttgggggggggggagaagaaggaagagaatcTTGCATTTTTAATACTGCATAGATTTGGCTTGATGTTTGtttacacatttaaaacaaataccaAATGCTACCACAACACAATATCCCATTTGGGGTAATAATGCACTGGCTTATGCCAAGTTATTTGCCAATATATAGCTAATGGTTGGTTTGATGTTAAAACGTTTTAGTTAATTGTGGAGAAAGGGGCTAATACAccaacatggcttcccccagaaaTCCGGAAGCCTAACCTTGTAGCGAAAGTAGATGAAGGCTTGGATTGTAGGCCAGACGTGAGCGATCTGAATTCGAATTCCCCCCCCTGCCTGTCTCCTGCCCAACGGCTTAAGAGCATGTCTGCAACTTCAGTGCAAGAGGTTCTTTGTCTCAGCCGTATGGAAAGAGCATGGAAGCAGCCTGCCACAGGCACAACCTCTCCCTTGGCTTCAGCTTTAAGGGACGGTGGCGCAGTTGCCTTGCGGCGTAAGGACCCGGCTACTCACAGCAAAGTTCAGATCGCTCGTCCGATGCATCTTCACAATCAGGGTCCCCATCACACTGCCATCGGTTCGGTATACACTGCCCACTTAGGCACACGAAATCAGATACGGCACACGTCTTCTTCACTGCAAGGAAGGAGCATTTTGCTGAATTTGTCAGGGAAAACACCACTGCTTGCTTTCAACTGCTCCGATCAACAGGTGCCCCAGCCCAGCTCATGTGGTAGTTGGTGCCAGGTGTCCTCCACAGGACCAGTGCACAGGATTTCATGCTCCTTGGAGCTGCCCTG encodes the following:
- the VLDLR gene encoding very low-density lipoprotein receptor isoform X2 — its product is MGALPGWALVWLPLLLASARLPAARGTRVTCDDSQFQCHNGRCITLLWRCDGDPDCSDGSDELSCVKKTCAVSDFVCLSGQCIPNRWQCDGDPDCEDASDERSELCYTRKCDIGEVSCGPQSSRCIPVSWKCDGESDCDAAEDEDDCANITCNPEEFTCSNGQCISKDFACNGHEDCSDGSDEVGCAAPTCRVGEFQCKSESDTCIPVNWVCDGEPDCTDWSDESSEQCGHQPVRTVKCGESEMLCDSGDECFHKKWRCDGDTDCKDGSDEINCSFQTCRPDQFRCEDGNCVHGTRQCNGVRDCIDGSDEVNCQVANQCTGPGKFRCRSGECIESSKVCNQKQDCKDWSDEPLKECNVNECLVNNGGCSHICRDLVIGYECDCPAGFELIDRKTCGDIDECQNPGICSQICINTKLGYKCECSRGYRMDPQTLVCKAIGGEPSLLFTNRWNIRQFALERQDYTQLIGDLRNVVALDADMAEHAIFWADIGPNALLSTSITSNNKPLQHRRIIENVQSPAGIAVDWIYKNIYWTDSSLKSISVASLNGAKRKILFNTDFKEPASLAVDPLSGFMYWSDWGEPAKIEKAGMNGLDRQQLVTTDIERPNGIALDRVKNRLYWVDSKLHKLSSVDLNGHDRRIVLESHEFLAHPLALTIFEDTVYWTDGENEAVYGANKFTGAELETVVNNLYDARDIIVYHELVQQSGKNWCEDENMTNGGCEYLCLPAPQINDRSPKYTCICPDGDTLQDNGLRCRGQNLSSPVSEELSSSRSSSAAWAILPVLLLTMAAAGSYFMWRNWQHKNMKSMNFDNPVYLKTTEEDLSIDIGRHSASVGHTYPAISVVSTDEDLS